The genome window CGCCCGTACGATCGAGCGGGCCATCGAGTCGGTGGCGGCCCAGACGTGGCCTCCGGCTGAAGTCATTGCGGTGGATGATGCCAGTGATGACCGCACTCCCGATCTCCTGGAGCTGCTGGTGGCCAGATACCCCTGGTTGAAGACCATCAGGTTGGAGCACAACCAGGGACCGGCAAGCGCTCGCAACGCCGGGTGGGACGCGGCAACCCAGAGGTTCCTGGCCTTCCTGGATGCGGACGACGCCTGGCACCCTCAGAAGCTGGAGGTTCAGGCCACCTGGATGAAGGACCACCCGGAGTTCGTGATCACCGGGCATGGATCCCGTAAGGTGACTGATTGGCCCCAGGCGGGCCCGGCAGTCTCCAGTCCCAGCCCTGTCATCACCCTGACGCCGGCCGCCATGCTGCGGTCTAACCAGTTGTCGACTCGAACGGTCATGGTGCGAAGGGACATCTCCCTAAGGTTCTGCCCTGGCAAGCGGTATGCGGAAGACTATCTGCTGTGGCTTCAGATCTTGCTGGAAGGCCACCCGGGCGCTCGGCTGGACTGCGACCTGGCCTACTCCTTCAAGAGCCCCTTCGGAGATGCGGGCT of bacterium contains these proteins:
- a CDS encoding glycosyltransferase family 2 protein, whose amino-acid sequence is MRKLDQAPVSVVIPCYRSARTIERAIESVAAQTWPPAEVIAVDDASDDRTPDLLELLVARYPWLKTIRLEHNQGPASARNAGWDAATQRFLAFLDADDAWHPQKLEVQATWMKDHPEFVITGHGSRKVTDWPQAGPAVSSPSPVITLTPAAMLRSNQLSTRTVMVRRDISLRFCPGKRYAEDYLLWLQILLEGHPGARLDCDLAYSFKSPFGDAGLSAHLLRFEMGEIDAYVRLARQRHISWRLLAILVPYSAAKYVRRLALSLVRR